The Candidatus Cloacimonadota bacterium genome contains a region encoding:
- a CDS encoding NAD-dependent epimerase/dehydratase family protein: MKILLAGITGFIGGHLCRRLLENQHNKILSLIRPNTDIARYKEIKNKKVICKLGGLIDL, encoded by the coding sequence ATGAAAATTTTACTTGCTGGCATTACAGGTTTCATCGGTGGACATCTTTGCAGAAGGTTATTAGAAAATCAACATAATAAAATTCTATCCCTAATCAGGCCAAATACTGATATTGCAAGATATAAGGAAATCAAAAATAAAAAGGTTATCTGTAAATTAGGCGGATTGATAGATCTATAG
- a CDS encoding class I SAM-dependent methyltransferase, translating to MNEITQKEKKILLNFIERNLDMSSKDLDEGIGTVYERVVIDKYFRHIQQKYNIETVLETPADGVTGIPGINSLQFARNGAKVFLTNPSKKMLINAQKVWKKNDLAPLVEFHQSEVDELPFKDNSFDLVWNYCMFERFNHPEVLLEEMKRVSQKYVMVMTQNFHNFGTLVHWLFHKYHNLYWDHGHTKLMTFSGIKDNLKKVNLKILEKGTIDTPPWMDTWDMPLRGEIKTFLNPIGVKWNWNINKETQKKEKENERGGLIPFLAKVEEYLPEWFSVIQTHHLYILTKK from the coding sequence ATGAATGAAATTACACAAAAGGAAAAGAAAATACTGTTAAATTTTATTGAGAGAAATCTGGACATGTCTTCAAAAGATTTAGATGAAGGGATTGGAACTGTTTATGAAAGAGTGGTGATTGACAAATATTTCAGACATATCCAACAAAAATATAATATAGAAACGGTCTTAGAAACACCAGCAGATGGTGTGACTGGAATTCCCGGTATAAATAGTCTGCAATTTGCACGAAATGGTGCTAAAGTATTTTTAACAAATCCATCCAAAAAGATGCTTATTAATGCACAGAAAGTATGGAAAAAAAATGATTTGGCTCCTTTAGTTGAATTTCATCAATCGGAAGTTGATGAACTACCCTTCAAAGATAATTCTTTTGATTTAGTGTGGAATTATTGTATGTTCGAACGTTTTAATCATCCAGAAGTTTTATTAGAAGAGATGAAAAGAGTTTCACAAAAATATGTTATGGTTATGACGCAAAATTTCCATAATTTCGGAACTTTGGTTCATTGGTTATTTCATAAATATCATAACCTGTATTGGGATCATGGACATACAAAATTAATGACATTTTCTGGAATAAAAGATAATCTAAAAAAAGTTAATCTAAAAATCCTGGAAAAAGGCACCATAGATACACCTCCATGGATGGATACCTGGGATATGCCTTTAAGGGGAGAAATTAAAACTTTCCTAAATCCTATTGGCGTTAAATGGAATTGGAATATTAACAAAGAAACCCAAAAGAAAGAAAAGGAGAATGAAAGAGGTGGATTGATTCCATTTTTAGCAAAAGTAGAAGAATATTTACCGGAATGGTTTAGTGTTATACAAACTCATCATCTTTATATCTTAACCAAAAAATAA
- a CDS encoding DUF362 domain-containing protein, protein MSKVYIKKTNKPYDLIQLLNKIDTDFKKKTIAFIKPNVVVGAKPKKAIVVEPILVKYLVDFLRGKGIKKIIIGEASGLTIDSNKAMLESGYDIFFDQPDIKSINIDKTEKIHKEWEYGKIKLPKILFGENVLYINVAKLKTHMQSTVTLGLKNQKGIISDTKKKFFHKQGLHKPIVELAKIIKPDLTIIDGILGLEGDGPLYSGHPIKSEILIASKDILSCDIVGAKFMGIDTEKVSHLKYGIQEKIGDPDPQIIGEDLDEIKMNFKRADEEKFTFLKFTNMRNPYACSMCGLSLTETFYRIPKKPKLAITKGPKLAYYFLFKGITFVYGKNPKLPRKTNRRIICFGNCTKELAKEKGWEWIPGCPPKIEDVLKIL, encoded by the coding sequence ATGAGCAAGGTATATATAAAAAAAACAAACAAACCTTATGACTTAATTCAATTACTTAATAAGATTGATACTGACTTTAAGAAGAAAACAATAGCTTTTATCAAACCAAATGTAGTTGTTGGTGCAAAACCTAAAAAGGCAATAGTTGTTGAGCCTATTCTGGTTAAATATTTGGTTGACTTTCTTAGAGGTAAAGGAATTAAAAAAATAATAATAGGAGAAGCATCTGGATTGACGATAGATTCGAATAAGGCGATGCTTGAAAGTGGTTACGATATTTTTTTTGATCAACCAGACATAAAATCTATAAATATAGATAAAACAGAAAAGATACATAAAGAGTGGGAATACGGAAAAATTAAACTGCCGAAAATTTTATTCGGAGAAAATGTACTTTATATAAATGTTGCAAAGTTGAAAACACATATGCAAAGTACTGTAACTTTGGGATTGAAGAACCAAAAGGGAATCATCAGTGATACCAAAAAGAAATTTTTTCACAAGCAGGGACTTCATAAACCAATTGTTGAGCTTGCCAAAATAATCAAACCAGATTTAACAATTATTGACGGTATTCTGGGATTAGAGGGTGATGGACCTTTATATTCTGGTCATCCAATAAAATCAGAAATATTAATTGCTAGTAAAGACATTTTAAGTTGTGATATCGTTGGAGCAAAGTTTATGGGAATTGACACTGAAAAAGTATCTCATCTAAAATATGGTATTCAAGAAAAAATTGGTGATCCCGATCCACAAATAATTGGTGAAGATTTAGATGAAATTAAAATGAATTTTAAAAGAGCAGACGAAGAAAAATTCACTTTCCTTAAATTTACAAATATGAGAAATCCCTATGCTTGCAGTATGTGTGGACTTTCTTTGACAGAAACTTTTTATAGAATTCCTAAAAAACCAAAATTAGCCATAACTAAAGGTCCAAAATTAGCTTACTATTTTCTTTTTAAAGGGATTACATTTGTATATGGTAAAAATCCTAAATTGCCCCGAAAAACAAATAGAAGAATAATCTGCTTTGGAAATTGCACAAAAGAACTGGCAAAAGAAAAAGGCTGGGAATGGATTCCTGGTTGCCCACCTAAAATTGAAGATGTTTTAAAAATTCTATGA
- a CDS encoding lysylphosphatidylglycerol synthase transmembrane domain-containing protein gives MNSFIKKNINFIIGILIGIVCLILWFIIIDFDEFLKYFHKFDLKFALLFSFFYIFAYFLRSLRWKIILNPIYKMKVFESFRIFMAGMLLNYLIPIRVGELAKSFILKKNKGIGIAKTLPSIFIDKMTDLFPIMIILVLIPLITVQLNGTLYTIIFLLLFIYIAFLGFLFFAVNHKHIALKFTDKLLFIFPKKYKNRLEFFFFNFVEGMSVMKGRIKDYVIVYGLTVLAVLSESLYIYAVFHSFGASNTTYLRIMFGYTLMNLTYILPTPPVQIGSNQFLWVLIFSFALGIDKNLTGAAVVFSHFLTSVWIFLVGGISFSVIGVKIKEAFRQSHPQEK, from the coding sequence ATGAATTCATTTATTAAAAAAAATATAAATTTCATTATAGGAATTCTTATTGGTATAGTTTGCTTGATTCTGTGGTTCATTATAATTGATTTTGATGAGTTTTTAAAATACTTTCATAAATTTGATTTGAAATTTGCCCTTTTGTTCTCATTCTTTTATATATTCGCATATTTTTTACGAAGCTTACGATGGAAGATTATCCTTAACCCTATTTATAAAATGAAAGTTTTTGAAAGTTTCAGAATTTTTATGGCTGGGATGCTGCTTAACTATTTAATTCCGATTCGGGTTGGAGAATTAGCAAAGTCTTTTATCCTAAAGAAAAATAAAGGAATAGGTATTGCAAAAACCCTGCCTTCCATTTTTATTGATAAAATGACTGATCTGTTTCCAATAATGATTATTCTCGTTCTAATACCTCTTATTACTGTTCAATTAAACGGAACGCTATACACGATTATTTTTCTTCTTTTATTTATTTATATAGCGTTCTTAGGTTTTCTCTTCTTTGCTGTAAATCATAAGCATATTGCACTAAAATTTACTGATAAACTTTTATTTATCTTCCCTAAAAAATATAAAAACCGTTTAGAATTTTTCTTTTTTAATTTCGTAGAGGGTATGTCTGTAATGAAAGGACGTATCAAAGATTATGTGATTGTTTATGGGTTAACTGTTCTCGCGGTTCTTTCAGAATCTTTGTATATTTATGCGGTTTTTCATTCATTTGGAGCAAGCAATACTACATATTTGAGAATTATGTTTGGTTATACTTTAATGAATTTGACTTATATATTGCCAACACCACCTGTCCAAATTGGTTCAAATCAATTTCTATGGGTTCTAATTTTTTCGTTTGCTTTAGGAATAGATAAAAATCTGACAGGTGCAGCTGTTGTTTTTTCTCATTTTTTAACATCTGTCTGGATATTTCTTGTTGGAGGAATATCCTTTTCTGTTATTGGAGTAAAAATTAAGGAAGCATTTCGTCAATCTCATCCACAAGAAAAGTAA
- a CDS encoding DUF6754 domain-containing protein, with amino-acid sequence MKSSYIIILFFLLIYNCLLAQEISFSVQDNPNDDGSGIVLQWNFDNKDISSIIIKRSTDNIHFKKITKPLISDRKHLDQDGISPGIDYYYQIHFLDRNGEEIIPPILASASSKAQWFNKDKIPLLVMTLLLTTIIVYLISSAKKGKRLFIRRISGLDMIEEAVGRATELGKPILFVPGIMDLDNIQTLAGLNILGHLAQKVAQYDTTIHVPVCRSMVLSTAKEIVKESYLRAGRPDAFNPDSVFYLTDDQFGYVAGVDGIIVREKPAANFYLGAFYAESLILAETGFESGAIQIAGTAMPSQIPFFVAACDYTLIGEELYAASAYLSKIPAQLGSLKGQDYGKVIVIFLIFIGIILEIFNIHFFKDFISMK; translated from the coding sequence ATGAAAAGTTCCTATATAATAATATTATTTTTTCTGCTCATCTATAATTGCCTATTAGCCCAGGAAATTTCATTTTCCGTCCAAGATAATCCCAATGATGACGGCTCTGGAATTGTACTCCAATGGAATTTTGATAACAAAGATATAAGCAGCATTATTATTAAAAGAAGTACTGATAACATTCATTTCAAAAAAATTACCAAACCCTTAATTTCTGATAGGAAACACCTTGATCAGGATGGGATTTCTCCTGGAATTGATTATTATTATCAAATCCATTTTCTGGATAGGAATGGTGAAGAGATAATTCCACCGATTTTAGCTTCTGCATCCTCAAAAGCACAGTGGTTTAATAAAGATAAGATACCGCTACTTGTAATGACACTTTTGCTCACTACCATAATCGTATATTTGATATCTTCAGCAAAAAAAGGAAAGAGGTTGTTTATAAGAAGAATCAGCGGTCTGGATATGATAGAAGAAGCAGTAGGACGAGCCACTGAGCTGGGAAAACCTATCTTGTTCGTGCCCGGAATTATGGACCTTGATAATATCCAAACTCTGGCAGGACTAAATATTCTTGGTCATTTGGCTCAGAAAGTCGCCCAATATGACACTACCATCCATGTCCCGGTTTGTCGCTCAATGGTTTTGTCCACAGCAAAAGAGATAGTGAAAGAATCCTATCTGCGAGCCGGCAGGCCGGACGCATTCAATCCTGATTCTGTATTTTATCTTACGGATGACCAATTCGGGTATGTTGCAGGTGTGGATGGTATAATTGTGCGTGAAAAACCAGCAGCTAATTTTTACCTAGGAGCTTTTTATGCCGAATCTCTAATTTTAGCTGAAACCGGATTTGAAAGTGGTGCTATCCAGATTGCCGGAACTGCTATGCCGTCTCAAATACCTTTCTTTGTTGCTGCCTGCGACTATACTTTGATAGGTGAAGAATTATATGCCGCATCTGCTTATCTTTCCAAGATTCCCGCACAATTGGGCAGCCTTAAGGGCCAGGATTATGGCAAAGTTATCGTCATATTTCTAATCTTTATTGGCATTATTCTGGAAATATTCAATATACATTTTTTTAAAGACTTCATATCAATGAAATAA
- a CDS encoding MoxR family ATPase has protein sequence MQNILSEGDVQTIENLSKSRETIIKEIHKVIIGQDKVIEYFLIALFANGHCLLVGVPGLAKTLLISTIAQALDLKFSRIQFTPDLMPSDITGTDILTEDRTTGKRIFQFVKGPVFANIILADEINRTPPKTQSALLEAMQERMVTAGNNTFPLSPPFFVLATQNPIEQEGTYPLPEAQLDRFIFHIDIDYPGYEEEKLIAEFTTSQEFPKINKVIDGVEINKLQKFIFKIPVSEHILKFAVDLARISRPNEKYAPDFVKKWVNWGSGPRASQYLILASKTRAALYGRYTPTIEDIEFVATPILQHRILLNFAAEAEGIKSKDLINKLINYVKKK, from the coding sequence ATGCAAAATATTTTATCAGAAGGTGATGTTCAAACTATAGAAAATCTATCAAAGTCACGAGAAACAATTATTAAAGAAATACATAAAGTTATTATTGGTCAGGATAAAGTTATAGAATATTTCTTAATTGCACTTTTTGCCAATGGGCATTGTCTTCTTGTTGGAGTACCCGGACTTGCAAAAACTCTGCTAATCAGCACAATTGCACAAGCACTGGATTTGAAATTTAGCCGTATTCAATTCACTCCTGATTTAATGCCTTCAGATATAACTGGAACGGACATTCTCACCGAAGATAGAACAACAGGAAAAAGAATTTTCCAATTTGTTAAAGGTCCGGTTTTTGCTAATATCATTCTTGCAGATGAGATAAATCGAACACCACCAAAAACCCAATCTGCTTTATTAGAAGCAATGCAAGAAAGAATGGTCACTGCTGGCAATAATACTTTTCCACTATCCCCACCATTCTTTGTGCTTGCAACCCAGAATCCAATTGAACAGGAAGGCACATATCCTCTGCCAGAAGCACAATTAGACCGATTCATATTTCATATTGATATTGATTATCCAGGTTATGAAGAAGAGAAACTGATTGCAGAATTCACAACAAGCCAGGAATTTCCAAAAATAAATAAAGTAATTGATGGTGTGGAAATTAACAAACTTCAAAAGTTTATCTTCAAAATTCCTGTATCTGAACACATTCTTAAATTTGCAGTAGACCTCGCCAGAATTTCGCGTCCTAACGAAAAATATGCCCCTGATTTTGTGAAAAAATGGGTTAACTGGGGTTCCGGACCGCGTGCTTCTCAATATCTAATTTTAGCATCAAAAACCAGAGCCGCTCTTTATGGCAGATATACACCTACTATTGAAGATATAGAATTCGTTGCAACACCGATTTTGCAACACCGGATCTTACTAAATTTTGCTGCAGAAGCTGAAGGAATTAAATCAAAGGATTTGATTAATAAGTTAATAAACTATGTTAAGAAAAAATAA
- a CDS encoding cache domain-containing protein has product MIFLSNFHSCETSVSGLLIVGLLIFFLSSCTSKKPKSELTQTEELVSFVNKAVELIENDGEDCFPEFRKKDSKWFHDDLYIFLWGLDGMRYVYPPNLQGEGKNMIGLKDIKGKPIGRLIVDAASGEKGEGWVHYQWPKPEEKEPSWKSTFVKRVTAPSEKTYLVGSGLYNLKIDKSFIVEEVNDVIVLIKKVGISALDTIKAKAGKFIFLDTYVFIKDIKGNELVNPAFPELEGQNLYDLQDSKGKYFIHEELETLKTKDDCWMDYMWPKPGETTPSKKLVYVKKVIVGQDTLIVGAGYFPE; this is encoded by the coding sequence ATGATTTTTTTAAGTAATTTTCATTCCTGTGAAACTTCAGTAAGTGGTTTACTAATAGTAGGATTACTAATATTTTTTCTCTCATCTTGCACAAGTAAGAAGCCAAAGAGTGAACTTACTCAAACCGAAGAATTGGTTTCTTTTGTCAATAAAGCAGTTGAATTGATAGAAAATGACGGTGAAGATTGTTTTCCGGAATTCAGAAAGAAAGACAGTAAATGGTTTCACGATGACTTGTATATTTTCTTATGGGGTCTGGACGGAATGAGATATGTATATCCACCAAACCTTCAAGGCGAAGGTAAAAATATGATTGGTTTAAAGGACATTAAGGGAAAACCTATCGGCAGATTAATTGTTGATGCAGCATCAGGCGAAAAGGGTGAAGGTTGGGTTCATTATCAATGGCCCAAACCAGAAGAAAAAGAACCATCTTGGAAAAGCACTTTCGTAAAAAGAGTAACGGCTCCATCTGAAAAAACATATCTTGTCGGAAGTGGTTTGTATAACCTTAAGATTGATAAGAGTTTCATTGTTGAAGAGGTTAATGATGTTATTGTTCTGATTAAAAAAGTTGGCATTTCAGCTCTTGACACAATAAAAGCAAAGGCAGGTAAGTTTATATTCTTAGATACCTATGTATTCATAAAAGATATTAAAGGTAACGAATTGGTAAATCCAGCTTTCCCGGAATTAGAAGGACAGAATTTATATGATTTGCAGGATTCTAAAGGAAAATATTTTATTCATGAGGAGCTTGAAACACTAAAAACTAAAGATGATTGCTGGATGGATTATATGTGGCCCAAACCAGGTGAAACAACACCCTCCAAAAAATTGGTTTATGTAAAAAAAGTAATTGTTGGACAAGATACCTTAATAGTTGGAGCTGGCTATTTTCCTGAATAA
- a CDS encoding PAS domain S-box protein, translating into MKKILVIDDQIESLIAIKDVLTSQISECEVFTAQSGPEGIEKAKKELPDTILLDIKMPEMDGFEVCKRLKTDEITKNIPIIIETGIYTDSETHIKALNLGADAFLTKPLDASKLIAQVNVMIRIKKSNRELQKQRNYFEALFNSAPTAIVSLDMNQNILNINPQFESIFGYPLNEIKGKNIDKYIVPKDKLSEAIKITEKVLQGETSKTESIRKRKDGSLVPVTIGLAPILVEGKQVGLYGIYRDITERKHAEQIQSVLYNIANAVHTTKEINELLSSIRNYLSTIIDTTNFYVALYGKKTNTISLPYNVDEKDKFTSFPVGKTFTSYVIRTGKPLLATGEVQNNLVKSGEVELIGTPAKVWLGVPLKLESEVIGVIAVQSYTDASLYNKKDVDILEFVSKQIAIAIERKKAEKALQIEKAYFEQLFESSPEAIVLVDNDSKLLKVNKGFTKMFGYTQNEVARKSIDDLIAPGTIHNEAGRLTKDVAKGKDIAIESIRRCKNGNLINVSILGTPINIEGGQIAVYGIYRDITERKQAEEERERLITELTEAKGTIEEKNENIMSSIRYAKRIQKAILPIEKRMSAVLKDYFIIFKPRDIVSGDFYWFSKFDDKIFIAAVDCTGHGVPGAFMSMIGNSLLNKIVNENKIFNPAKILEQLHKGVRLSLKQEMGETDTSDGMDVCLCMIEKSRNKITFAGAKRPLYYIKDSELIEFKGDRKPIGGRQKEEKRIFKNKEFTVLTRSMLYLTTDGFADQSDPNGNKFGSKRLKKLLLNIHKYNLDKQEKALTEDLDSFQNGEPQRDDILLMGIRL; encoded by the coding sequence ATGAAGAAAATATTAGTAATAGACGACCAAATAGAGAGTCTTATCGCAATAAAGGATGTATTAACTTCGCAAATTTCAGAATGTGAAGTATTTACTGCTCAATCAGGACCAGAAGGGATTGAAAAAGCAAAGAAAGAATTACCTGATACTATTCTGCTTGATATTAAAATGCCTGAGATGGATGGATTTGAAGTTTGTAAACGACTTAAAACCGATGAAATTACAAAAAACATTCCAATTATTATAGAAACGGGAATATATACTGATTCAGAAACTCATATAAAAGCATTAAACCTTGGTGCTGATGCTTTTCTAACAAAACCTTTAGATGCAAGTAAACTTATTGCTCAAGTAAATGTAATGATTAGAATTAAAAAGAGCAATAGAGAACTTCAAAAGCAGAGAAATTATTTTGAGGCATTATTTAATAGTGCTCCTACTGCAATCGTCTCATTAGATATGAATCAGAATATACTAAATATTAATCCTCAATTTGAATCTATTTTTGGATATCCTCTAAATGAAATAAAGGGAAAAAATATTGATAAATATATCGTCCCAAAAGATAAATTGTCAGAAGCTATAAAGATTACAGAAAAAGTTCTTCAGGGAGAAACTTCAAAAACAGAATCAATAAGAAAAAGAAAGGATGGCTCATTAGTTCCTGTTACAATTGGTTTAGCTCCAATCCTTGTTGAAGGTAAGCAGGTTGGATTGTATGGAATCTATAGGGATATTACAGAAAGAAAGCATGCAGAACAAATCCAATCAGTGTTATATAACATCGCTAATGCCGTCCATACTACAAAGGAGATTAACGAATTATTGTCATCAATAAGGAATTATCTAAGCACAATTATTGATACAACTAATTTCTATGTAGCTTTATACGGCAAAAAGACTAATACTATCTCCCTTCCCTATAATGTTGACGAAAAAGATAAATTCACTTCATTCCCAGTTGGTAAAACTTTCACTTCTTATGTTATAAGAACTGGGAAACCTCTTCTTGCTACTGGTGAAGTACAAAATAATTTGGTTAAATCTGGAGAAGTAGAATTAATTGGAACACCCGCAAAGGTATGGCTTGGAGTTCCTTTAAAATTAGAAAGTGAAGTTATTGGTGTTATTGCTGTCCAGAGTTATACAGATGCTTCCTTGTATAATAAAAAGGATGTAGATATTTTGGAGTTTGTATCTAAGCAGATTGCTATTGCTATAGAGCGAAAAAAAGCTGAAAAAGCATTACAGATTGAAAAAGCATACTTTGAGCAACTTTTTGAAAGCTCACCTGAAGCAATCGTTCTCGTAGATAATGATAGTAAATTGCTTAAAGTAAACAAAGGATTTACAAAAATGTTTGGCTACACCCAGAATGAAGTTGCCAGAAAATCGATTGACGACTTAATAGCACCCGGAACTATACATAATGAGGCAGGTCGTTTAACAAAAGATGTTGCAAAAGGAAAGGATATTGCTATTGAATCTATTAGAAGATGTAAAAATGGAAATCTAATCAATGTCTCTATACTTGGAACTCCTATTAATATTGAAGGTGGTCAAATCGCAGTATATGGAATTTATCGTGACATTACTGAACGCAAGCAAGCTGAAGAAGAAAGAGAAAGGCTTATTACAGAACTAACAGAAGCAAAGGGAACTATTGAAGAAAAAAACGAAAATATAATGAGTAGCATTAGATACGCCAAAAGAATCCAAAAAGCAATCTTACCTATAGAAAAAAGAATGTCTGCTGTATTAAAAGATTATTTTATCATTTTTAAGCCTCGAGATATTGTATCAGGTGATTTCTATTGGTTCAGTAAATTTGATGATAAAATCTTTATTGCAGCGGTTGATTGCACAGGTCATGGTGTACCCGGAGCTTTTATGTCTATGATAGGTAATTCACTTTTAAATAAGATTGTTAATGAAAACAAAATATTTAATCCAGCTAAAATTCTTGAGCAATTACATAAGGGAGTTCGTTTATCATTAAAGCAAGAAATGGGTGAAACAGATACCTCTGATGGAATGGATGTATGTCTTTGTATGATTGAAAAAAGTAGAAATAAAATAACATTTGCCGGTGCGAAACGTCCTTTGTATTATATCAAAGATTCTGAACTTATTGAATTTAAAGGTGATAGAAAACCTATTGGTGGAAGACAAAAGGAAGAGAAAAGAATATTTAAAAATAAAGAATTTACTGTATTAACAAGAAGTATGCTCTACCTTACAACAGATGGATTCGCAGACCAGTCCGATCCTAATGGTAATAAATTTGGTTCAAAACGGTTGAAAAAATTATTACTAAATATTCATAAATATAATTTAGATAAGCAAGAAAAGGCATTAACAGAGGATTTGGATAGTTTCCAGAATGGTGAGCCACAAAGAGATGATATCTTATTAATGGGAATTAGGTTATAA
- a CDS encoding SiaB family protein kinase — MIKLNLFEYYKQMSKNKIVFAYKGTISQDVLVELAELVKDKLFSSSEQRNTIKKVFAIFIELAQNILHHSAEKVSIKRADKKIGTGIIVVSETSDYYTITSGNLAERENLLDVIKRCDFINSLNAVKLKEYYKEQRSLPFKKGASGPGLGLIDIARKSKNPLEYDFNPVDNSYSFLILSAQVGKVS, encoded by the coding sequence ATGATTAAGTTAAATCTGTTTGAATATTACAAACAAATGAGCAAGAATAAAATCGTTTTTGCATATAAAGGAACTATTTCTCAAGATGTTTTGGTAGAATTAGCAGAATTAGTTAAGGATAAATTATTTTCCAGCTCAGAACAACGAAACACGATAAAAAAGGTTTTTGCAATTTTTATAGAACTTGCTCAAAACATTTTGCACCATTCTGCAGAAAAAGTATCTATAAAAAGAGCTGATAAAAAAATCGGAACTGGAATAATCGTCGTAAGTGAAACAAGTGACTATTATACAATTACATCTGGAAATTTAGCAGAAAGAGAAAATTTATTAGATGTTATAAAAAGATGTGATTTTATTAACTCCCTTAATGCAGTAAAATTAAAAGAATATTATAAAGAGCAAAGAAGCCTCCCCTTTAAAAAGGGAGCTTCTGGACCAGGTTTAGGATTAATTGATATAGCAAGAAAATCAAAAAATCCACTTGAATATGATTTTAATCCTGTTGATAATTCATATTCATTTTTGATATTATCAGCACAAGTTGGAAAGGTTAGCTAA
- a CDS encoding DUF1987 domain-containing protein: MKNLYLPKTKYTLEVNFDVKKRIFEMTGASYPENAMEFFQPIFDYIQSYITKIRKPINLNLKINYLNTSSTKCLIDILEMLDQHNNDFGNVTINWYYDKDDEDIQEMGEDLLEDFDLPINLISY; this comes from the coding sequence ATGAAAAATCTATATCTCCCAAAAACGAAATATACACTTGAGGTCAATTTTGATGTAAAAAAGAGAATATTTGAAATGACTGGAGCCTCTTATCCTGAAAATGCAATGGAATTCTTTCAACCTATTTTTGACTATATCCAATCATATATTACTAAAATTCGTAAACCAATAAATCTCAATCTGAAAATAAATTACTTAAATACAAGCTCCACAAAATGTCTTATTGATATTCTGGAAATGTTAGACCAACATAACAATGACTTTGGTAATGTTACGATAAATTGGTATTATGATAAAGATGATGAAGATATACAAGAAATGGGCGAAGACCTGTTAGAAGATTTTGATTTACCAATCAATTTAATATCATATTAG
- a CDS encoding cupin domain-containing protein has protein sequence MKNLLKTHNLFSRFPKSISKEIFETLLKTESFKLERIISTGQSTTAKKWLNQDTNEWVILLKGGAGLLFKEKNKILTMKPGDYIHIPAHKLHRVEWTDKNEPTIWLALHYQ, from the coding sequence ATGAAAAACTTACTAAAAACACATAACTTATTTTCCCGCTTTCCAAAATCTATATCTAAAGAAATCTTTGAAACTCTACTTAAAACTGAATCATTTAAATTAGAAAGGATAATTTCAACAGGTCAATCAACTACTGCTAAGAAATGGCTAAATCAGGATACAAATGAATGGGTAATTTTACTAAAAGGAGGTGCTGGATTGTTGTTCAAAGAAAAAAATAAAATTCTTACGATGAAACCTGGAGATTATATTCATATTCCTGCTCATAAATTGCATAGAGTTGAATGGACAGATAAAAACGAACCCACGATTTGGTTAGCTCTCCATTATCAATAA